The segment CGTTCGGGCAACTGAGGGCACCCGCGAACTGACCCAGACGAGACAACCAGGCACACCGCGTGCCTGAGCGACAGCGATCGGAGCTGAGCCCACTGTGAGAGTCCCCCTGTTCCGCCAGGCCCAGGAGAGGCTGCGCCAACACATCCTCGACCACGGGCTCAGCCCCGGCGACCCTCTGCCCTCAGAGGGTGAGCTGGCGGAACAGTTCGAGGTGAGCCGCGCCTCGATGCGCGAGGCGACCCGAAGCCTCGAGTCGCTCGGAGTGATCGAGTCCCGTCACGGCAAGGGGCTCTACGTCGGGCAGTTCTCCTTCGCGCCGATCCTGGAACAACTGCCCTACGGGCTGCTCCTCAACGACGTGTCCTTCCGTGAGGTCCTGGAAGTGCGCCACGCCCTCGAGGAGCAGCTCATCCTCAAGGCGAGCAAACTCCTCACCGAGAAGGACCTGCGCGATCTCGGGGAGATCGTGCAGCGCATGCGCGACGAACAGGTGGACGGACGCCCACCGCCCGAGGTCGACTGGGAGTTCCACCAGCGCCTGTTCACGCCCCTGGGCAACCAGCTCGTCCTCGACATGATCGACATCTTCTGGCGGCTGTACAACCGCATCGGGGAACAACTACCGGGCCAACACCCCCACGCTGTCGAGGTACACGCCGACATCGTCGACGCCCTGGCGACCGGCGACCCCACGGCCATCACCACAGCGGTCACCCGCCACTTCGTCGCCATCGAGCAGGCCGTCGAAGTCCACGAAGCCCGTTCCACCGCGACCGACGACAAGGAGCACCCCCACTCGTGAGAGGGATCCTCCCGGCCCTGATGACCGGCTACGACGCCGACGGCGAGGTCGACACCCGCGCCACCCAAGCGCTGGTGGACCATCTCCTCCACGCCGGCGTGCACGGGCTGTTCGTCGGCGGCACCTCCGCCGAGGGCGTCGCCCAGTCGGTTGCGGAGCGCGAACACCTGCTCTCCGCCTCCATCGGCCACGTCGCCGGCGCGGTTCCGGTCGTCGCCCACGTCGGCACGCTCGCCACCCGCACCACCGTGGAACTCGCCCGGCACGCCCAGCGGTCCGGCGCGGCCGCGGTCGCCGCGGTCACCCCGTTCTACTTCGAGCTGAACGACGCCGCGCTGGCAGACCACTACCGGGCGCTCCACGCGGCGGTGGACGTGCCGGTGTACCTCTACCACATCCCCTCCCTGACCGGCCGATCCCTCGAAAGCGCGTGGATCCTCGACCTCGCGCACGAGGGAGTCATCGCCGGCATGAAGTACAGCGCCGACGACCTCGAGTTCCTGCGTCAGGTGACCACGCACGCCCCCGAGGGGTTCGTGGTACACAACGGCGCCGACGACGTGCTCATGGACGGGCTGTTGAGCGGCGCCGTCGGTGGCGTGGGGTCGTCCTACAACGTGATGCCGGAACTCTACGTCGCCCTCTTCGAGGCCGTAAGGGAGGGCCGCACCGACGACGCCCGCGCGGCGCAGAACGCCGCGAATGCCGTCCTCGCCACCTTGCGCAACTACAACTTCCTGGCCTTCCTGCGCGAGGTCCTGCACCTCCAAGGGATCGACCTGGGCGTGAGCCGCAGACCCCTGCCCGCGCTCACCGAGGCGGAACGAGCCGACATCACCGCCTGGCTCGACACCGCCCCCGCCGCGGTCGTGGCGCGAGCGACGCCCGACCGTGCCGCAGCCGTGCGACAGACACGGCGCCTCCCGGACCAGTAACGGAAGCTGGTGAAAGCCACATGATCACCCCCCACCCCTCGGCTCCTCGCACCGAAACCCCGCGGCGGGGGCCGCACCGTACGCCGCGCGGCGGCGCCCTCCTCGCGGCGGGAGCCCTGCTCCTCACCGCGTGCTCCAACGGTGGCGCCCAGGAGGACGCCGACCTCGAGGAGGCGTCGGCCGACCTCCAGGTGGTCTGGCCGGGGACCTCCGACGTCGAGATGGCCGTGGCCGAGGACTTCCAGGCCGACATCGCCGAGATCAACGAGGACGTGCGCCTGGAGTACGACTACATGTCCTGGGACGACATGCAGGACCAGCTGGCCATCCAGATCCAGGCGGGCAACCCGCCCGACGTCACCATGACCCAGGACGTCACCGACCTGGTGCGCCTCGGCGGTCTCATGGAGCTCGACGACAACCTCGCGGAGAGCTCCCTGGACGCCGAGGAGTTCCGGCCCGGGACGTTGGAGTACACCACCAGGGACGACAGCCTCTACGCGCTGCCCTACC is part of the Spiractinospora alimapuensis genome and harbors:
- a CDS encoding FadR/GntR family transcriptional regulator produces the protein MRVPLFRQAQERLRQHILDHGLSPGDPLPSEGELAEQFEVSRASMREATRSLESLGVIESRHGKGLYVGQFSFAPILEQLPYGLLLNDVSFREVLEVRHALEEQLILKASKLLTEKDLRDLGEIVQRMRDEQVDGRPPPEVDWEFHQRLFTPLGNQLVLDMIDIFWRLYNRIGEQLPGQHPHAVEVHADIVDALATGDPTAITTAVTRHFVAIEQAVEVHEARSTATDDKEHPHS
- a CDS encoding dihydrodipicolinate synthase family protein, with the translated sequence MRGILPALMTGYDADGEVDTRATQALVDHLLHAGVHGLFVGGTSAEGVAQSVAEREHLLSASIGHVAGAVPVVAHVGTLATRTTVELARHAQRSGAAAVAAVTPFYFELNDAALADHYRALHAAVDVPVYLYHIPSLTGRSLESAWILDLAHEGVIAGMKYSADDLEFLRQVTTHAPEGFVVHNGADDVLMDGLLSGAVGGVGSSYNVMPELYVALFEAVREGRTDDARAAQNAANAVLATLRNYNFLAFLREVLHLQGIDLGVSRRPLPALTEAERADITAWLDTAPAAVVARATPDRAAAVRQTRRLPDQ